The window TATCAAGGCAGGAAGACGATTTATTGGTATGAATGGTGTTATTGGTGAGGCTCCGGGCCAAATCCTCGTGCTGGCTATGGAGCTGGTGGAGATGATGgagttgttggtggtggtggtggtggtgatggctAAGAAGTGGAGCTTCTACTCCCGTTAGAGGTGACGACGTGACGGATATGGGTGAGAGCTGAGCTTGCGGTTCGTGGTTCTGCTCGTCGCCGTCCTCGTCGCATTTGTTGCCGGCCTGGTCGGAGCCGAGCTCGCCCACGCGACAGCTGACCTTCTCCCCGTCAGACTCGGCCGAGCAGGAGTGGTCCGTCAGGGTGTCGACGTGCAAGCTGATCCCTGacaggggaggagaagaaacgaGGATAATGATTGGAATAGGAATATAATCAGACCAAGATGTGGTCAGAGGAAACGCTGAAAATCCAATGATGACTGCATATCCAATTCCAATAATGAGATATATtcgaaaataaaaacaactaccAAAGCtatgaaataaattaacaaaatcTTCCTTATTATTGTGAAATTATCCCAATGTGTGTTCAATGAAATCAATGTTTTACAACCAACCAGAGATGGTTAAGTATAATACTTAATTAGACATATACGTTTAAATAGTAGACTATGATTCAAATCATCACCTATGAAACCAATaattatttccttattttatataattataGAAAAATATTCCCAGCATAATAACTTAAACATTAAGGCCCCTCGTGTGGATGCTATGTATACCTTTCCAGTTATCTGCCAATAATCAtgttaaaagaaaattaaaggTTCACCTTAACCTGACATTTGGTGGTAGAATCTGGTTTTCATTAGATAATATGCATACACAAATCAACACGCTTACTAAAACAACATGaagccaaaaatatatatatatacaatcaAATTATTTGCATGTCtttatgaattattaataacagATTCtagaagtttcttttttttaacttaaaatgaCTGCACAAAACATCTTAAGCATCCGATGAAGGGGGAGCCATCCCTTCAGTCCATCTAAGCCCACCCCGTAATGTTAAATGGATCATCGGCTCGCCCACCTTCATCCTCCGCGGAAGCCTCGCTGTTCTCGAGGTTTTTCTCGGAATGCTCcacttctttcctctctccgaccccgtcctcctcgtcctcgtcctcgcttTTATTCCTGGGGGCCCATGTCATCTTGTTCTCCTTCTTGAGTCTTCGCCTGGCGTTGGCGAACCACGTGGAGACCTGCGTCAGGGTCATTTTGGTGATGATGGCCAGCATGATCTTCTCCCCCTTCGTCGGGTACGGGTTCTTCCTGTGCTCCTGCAGCCAGGCTTTTAGGGTGGCCGTGGCGTCCCTGGTGGCGTTTTTGCGGTACGCCGGGTCGTTGAGTTGGTAGGGGTACCCTGGACTCCCGTATGGGTGGTAGCTCAAAGCCCCCGCCATGCCTGATGTTTGCGCGTCATATGGAGAGCTCTGGGGGAAAGTTGAAAAAGTCACCATGTGTTTTCCattgttgttgaaaatgttgttCTAATTTAAGTGTGACGTAAATGTGGTTTATGTCTAACAAAAGCACCTCACATcatttcaaatcatttaaaaaaagagcacttTATCAAAAATACagcagttgtttgtttttgagaacATGTGCGAACAATTAAACAGGGCTAAAGAGTCATTTATATGCTCGATCTTATCCGGAATATAGTATAAATCACTTAGGCTTGGTAAAGACATGCAGACGTATTGATTCAAATAAACAATCAATTTTTAATGTGGTGCTTTAACAATTTGTCAAAGCTAATCTCTAAATTAAATCCCACTAACATCCAACAGCGAGTAATAAACCTATACGGTGCGTAAAAGCAGGCcgcaaaaaaagcacaaaataatAGTAAACTAATGGCTGCGATCATTATCAGATGAACTAATAACAGGCCTTCGGTTAATAAAGCTCTTaagataataaaaatgaaatttcaATTTTCCTTAATCGCCCATTAACTCCCTGATTCTCTGCATAGGCTGCTTTCCGTTTGGTGGCAGCCGCGATGTGTTAACACATCTTCTCTTTGCAGCATTACAAATCCCATTAGCAAATCACTTGCAATGCACCTTTCATTAAACGCTTCAAGTGCCCTGTTACATTAGCATTGCAAGTCTTGCTTTTCATGTTAAAAATCCGTTTTTTCAacgcgggaaaaaaaaatgcagcgaCTTCATCCATTGGTGAATTTAATGACCGCTGAGGAACGAAGAGTAATGACTTGATTTATATTATTTCCGATCGCGCACAAATGAACTGCTTGCAGGCTAAAGGCTGGAATAAAAATCCGAGTTGGTGTTTGGTTTTGCATAATTAGCTGCGCAGTGTTTAGCGTCGGTCAAGCCATTATTTGCAGCTCATGCTTAAAATCCATAGTCAAACAACAACGAGTAGGCCACTAGTTTTAGACATACAGAAACCGTGCGCCCACTAAAAGTTCCTCAAGTACTTGCTGATGTTTGAACCATAAAACACGTTACACATTCATACCCAGCGAAGGAGAGCTAAACATCCCTTTCGGGCCGGAGCCTAATCATCCAGAATCACACGTCAACGTATTTTACCATGTACGACGGGAACCCCGTGGCTGGATCCGTGGAGTATGACAGCGGGCTGGAGAAGCCGGCACCAGCCGAGGCGGAGAAAGCAGCCGATCCCGGGTAAGGACTGAAGGCTGAGCCAGAGGACGACCTCGCCAGGTCGTCACTCCGCGGGGCGGCCAGAGCCGAGGCTCCGTACGCCGGACAGGAGTAAAGAGCCAGCGAGCCCGGAGGCTGGTAGAGGTAACCCTGAGGATAGGACATTGGTGAGCGCGGAATAGGTCGCCGATTCCGAAAcagcaggcaggggggggggggggggggagaagaagaagaaaaaaaaacgcacagagCGGCGATCAACAGCAgccaaaataataaacaatcaaCTCAATAATCGGCCGTGCAAACAGTCATCAGAGAATTCAAATGGAAAAAGTCCTCCCTCCACAGCCCCCTTtactgagggggaaaaaaacccccTAAAGATCTGTTAAAGTGCCCGCATAGAGGCAATGTGGCATGCGTCTTGATCCCCTAGCGTCCGATGTTTTTAGTACGCAGCACTATGAAGTGAGGAGTTAGGTGGGTAGGAACCAGTGGAGTTTCAGTCACACAGAGCATTGGGGGAAACGGGAGCTGTCACTCCAGCTCATCTGAATATCCCGTCCCCGCCCCCTTGCTGCCAAATAGATGTGGAGCCTCGGAACAAAACCCAAGGCTCCACACGCTGCAAAAAGTAGGGGACCAgagttgcttcttttttttttggacacaaAATCAGACAAATCCAGCAAGTGGGTAAAACGTAACTGCTGCAAAATGCC is drawn from Pungitius pungitius chromosome 11, fPunPun2.1, whole genome shotgun sequence and contains these coding sequences:
- the irx2a gene encoding iroquois-class homeodomain protein IRX-2a, with product MSYPQGYLYQPPGSLALYSCPAYGASALAAPRSDDLARSSSGSAFSPYPGSAAFSASAGAGFSSPLSYSTDPATGFPSYMSSPYDAQTSGMAGALSYHPYGSPGYPYQLNDPAYRKNATRDATATLKAWLQEHRKNPYPTKGEKIMLAIITKMTLTQVSTWFANARRRLKKENKMTWAPRNKSEDEDEEDGVGERKEVEHSEKNLENSEASAEDEGISLHVDTLTDHSCSAESDGEKVSCRVGELGSDQAGNKCDEDGDEQNHEPQAQLSPISVTSSPLTGVEAPLLSHHHHHHHQQLHHLHQLHSQHEDLARSLTNNTIHTNKSSSCLDSRPSPQNPTVKPKLWSLAEIATSDQKQQHQQVGPNCPSSSSGLLTPPTSSTTSPAASSPSLYPAPSILGRPIYYTSPFYSNYTNYGNFSPLHGQGILRYTNSSGVSLAAAAAAAAAAAANEGLSSSRQALEGSAKPKTRPDSPLVKMNPNQIVVAEQQQQPNFRTASVEAKKGT